The proteins below are encoded in one region of Polynucleobacter sp. AP-Nino-20-G2:
- a CDS encoding microcin C ABC transporter permease YejB, translating into MWSYIFKRVLLMIPTLLGVLTLTFAVVQFVPGGPVEQLMLELKGKGDAAVSSSESSGGGSNYRGRQGVDAERLAEVKALYGFDKPPVERYFMMLKRFAQFDLGESYYQHQSVWQLVVSKLPVSISIGLWTFFLTYLVSIPLGIAKAVRDGSRFDAITSTMILVGYAIPGFVLGVLLLVIFGGGSFLQIFPLRGLTSDNWSDLSMMGKVMDYLWHLVLPITASVLGSFAVITMLTKNSFLEEIRKQYVLTARAKGLTEKQVLWKHVFRNALLPLVTGFPAAFIGAFFTGSLLIETLFSLDGLGLLSYESVMRRDYPVVFGTLYLFTLIGLFTKLISDLCYVYIDPRIQFGAGGGS; encoded by the coding sequence ATGTGGTCTTACATCTTCAAGCGCGTGCTCTTGATGATTCCAACGCTATTGGGCGTTTTGACGCTCACTTTTGCGGTGGTCCAGTTTGTGCCGGGTGGCCCGGTTGAACAGTTAATGCTGGAGCTTAAAGGGAAGGGCGATGCAGCCGTGAGCAGTTCGGAGTCCTCTGGCGGCGGCAGTAATTACCGCGGCCGACAAGGTGTCGATGCGGAGCGCTTAGCGGAAGTGAAGGCTTTGTATGGTTTTGATAAGCCCCCTGTAGAACGTTATTTCATGATGCTTAAGCGTTTTGCGCAATTTGATTTGGGTGAAAGCTATTATCAACATCAAAGCGTTTGGCAATTGGTAGTCTCTAAGTTGCCAGTATCGATCAGTATTGGCTTGTGGACCTTTTTCTTAACGTACTTAGTATCAATCCCATTGGGGATAGCGAAGGCGGTTCGAGATGGGTCACGTTTTGATGCGATTACCAGCACGATGATTTTGGTGGGCTATGCGATCCCAGGTTTTGTACTAGGCGTGCTGCTCTTGGTGATCTTTGGTGGCGGTAGTTTTTTGCAGATATTCCCCTTGCGCGGACTGACTTCAGATAACTGGAGTGATCTCAGTATGATGGGTAAGGTGATGGATTATTTGTGGCATTTGGTATTGCCCATCACCGCCTCTGTTTTAGGAAGCTTTGCCGTCATTACGATGTTGACGAAAAACTCCTTCCTGGAGGAGATCCGCAAGCAATACGTTCTGACTGCGAGAGCGAAGGGGCTTACTGAAAAGCAGGTGCTGTGGAAGCACGTTTTCCGAAACGCCCTATTGCCATTGGTAACCGGCTTCCCTGCGGCATTTATTGGCGCCTTCTTTACCGGCTCCCTCTTGATTGAAACTTTATTCTCGCTAGATGGCTTAGGTTTATTGTCCTATGAGTCGGTCATGCGACGTGACTACCCTGTAGTGTTTGGAACGCTATACCTCTTTACCCTGATTGGTTTATTTACCAAGCTGATTTCAGATCTTTGCTATGTGTACATTGATCCCCGCATTCAGTTCGGCGCAGGGGGTGGATCATGA